From the Eleutherodactylus coqui strain aEleCoq1 chromosome 7, aEleCoq1.hap1, whole genome shotgun sequence genome, one window contains:
- the LOC136573443 gene encoding vomeronasal type-2 receptor 26-like, which produces MASVFSSVSVFGCLLTGFIFGIFIFYRDTPIVKANNRNLSYLLLVSIILSFLSVFLFLGCPKNVTCRLRETSFGIFFSVAVSSLLAKTVMVCVAFKSTKPGSPWRKWLNVKLPYTIVLLCSSMQVVICIIWLSISPPFQDLDTQSYPGKIIIQCNEGSDICFYSMLGYMGLLAAVSFVLAFMVRTLPDSFNEAKYITFSMLLFCSVWISMIPAYLSTRGKSMVVVEIFAVMVSNAGLLGCVFLPKCFIILFKSEKNRRTDLLGKRQE; this is translated from the coding sequence ATGGCTTCTGTATTTTCCAGTGTCTCAGTCTTTGGATGTCTTTTGACTGGCTTCATATTTGGAATATTTATCTTCTACCGGGACACTCCTATTGTTAAAGCTAATAACCGGAACCTGAGTTATCTCCTCCTGGTCTCCATCATCCTCAGCTTTCTCTCTGTCTTCTTGTTTCTTGGTTGCCCCAAGAACGTAACTTGTAGATTACGAGAAAccagttttgggatttttttttcagttgccgTATCTTCACTTCTCGCCAAGACTGTTATGGTTTGTGTTGCTTTTAAGTCCACCAAGCCTGGAAGTCCCTGGAGAAAATGGTTGAATGTGAAGTTGCCCTATACCATAGTGCTGTTGTGTTCATCTATGCAAGTTGTCATCTGTATTATCTGGTTGTCTATTTCTCCCCCATTTCAGGACCTGGACACTCAGTCTTATCCTGGgaaaatcatcattcagtgtaatgaaggctcGGATATCTGCTTTTACTCCATGTTGGGTTATATGGGGCTCTTGGCAGcggtgagctttgttctggctttcatggtgaggacattaccggacagttttaatgaagccaagtacatcaccttcagcatgctgctgttctgcagtgtctggatctccatgatcccggcttatctgagcaccagagggaaatctATGGTGGTGGTGGAGATATTTGCAGTAATGGTGTCCAATGCTGGACTTTTAGGTTGTGTGTTTCTCCCAAAATGTTTTATCATTTTGTTCAAATCTGAAAAGAATAGAAGAACTGATCTGCTGGGGAAAAGGCAGGAATGA